A single window of Flagellimonas maritima DNA harbors:
- a CDS encoding ABC transporter permease, with product MFDIERWQEIFDTIRKNKLRTFLTGLSVASGIFILVILLGFGQGMQNGIEREFKQDASTSVWAWPGVTSKEYKGLNPGRRIQFVNKNFETASSMFQDAIEYESPRIFVRDITVNYGKEALVYGVQGVASDFQFIENTSMREGRFLNYQDEVSTGKVAVIGNKIKKDVFADVESPVGEFIKISGIPFKIVGVFGEMEEREEERIYIPITTAQRVFNGGDRVNNMSFTLPPAENFEQAVAQAVTFKNDLKTYLQQAHTVAPDDNGAMEVWSAMEEAKRYYGLTNNIKLFFWFVGICTIIAGVVGVSNIMLIVVKERTREIGIRKALGAKPWSIIAMILHESIFVTAISGFAGLIFSMALLEVLGPNIEIDYVVNPSVNFKVAFSTVLVLIFAGTLAGFVPAWRAAKVQVIESLRDE from the coding sequence ATGTTCGACATTGAAAGGTGGCAAGAGATATTTGACACCATCCGTAAGAACAAACTTCGCACTTTTCTTACTGGTCTATCTGTGGCCTCAGGTATTTTTATTTTAGTAATTCTATTGGGTTTTGGGCAAGGAATGCAGAATGGTATTGAACGTGAGTTCAAGCAAGATGCATCTACAAGTGTTTGGGCATGGCCAGGAGTTACTTCCAAGGAATATAAGGGGCTCAACCCAGGTAGAAGGATTCAATTCGTGAACAAAAATTTTGAAACTGCTTCATCCATGTTTCAAGATGCCATTGAATATGAATCACCTAGAATATTCGTTCGTGATATCACGGTAAATTATGGAAAAGAAGCCCTGGTGTACGGAGTTCAAGGAGTTGCATCGGATTTTCAGTTTATCGAAAATACTTCCATGAGGGAAGGTCGCTTTCTAAATTACCAAGATGAGGTTTCAACAGGTAAGGTAGCCGTTATCGGTAATAAAATCAAAAAAGATGTTTTTGCAGATGTTGAATCACCTGTTGGTGAGTTCATCAAGATTTCGGGAATTCCATTTAAGATAGTTGGAGTGTTTGGAGAAATGGAGGAAAGGGAAGAAGAACGAATATATATACCAATCACAACGGCGCAAAGGGTTTTTAATGGAGGTGATAGGGTGAACAATATGTCCTTTACTTTGCCTCCTGCGGAGAATTTTGAGCAGGCCGTAGCTCAAGCGGTCACCTTTAAGAATGACTTGAAAACATATTTGCAACAGGCCCATACGGTAGCGCCTGATGATAATGGTGCCATGGAGGTATGGAGCGCCATGGAAGAGGCTAAGCGTTATTACGGACTTACCAATAACATAAAACTTTTTTTCTGGTTTGTTGGTATTTGTACCATAATTGCAGGAGTTGTGGGTGTAAGCAATATCATGCTGATTGTTGTTAAGGAGCGTACGCGCGAAATTGGTATTAGGAAAGCATTGGGAGCAAAACCTTGGTCCATTATTGCAATGATTCTTCATGAATCCATTTTTGTTACTGCAATCTCAGGTTTTGCAGGGCTGATTTTTAGTATGGCACTCTTGGAGGTTTTAGGACCCAATATTGAAATTGATTATGTGGTCAATCCTTCCGTGAATTTTAAAGTAGCCTTTTCTACTGTTTTGGTACTTATTTTTGCTGGAACATTGGCAGGATTTGTGCCTGCGTGGCGCGCAGCAAAAGTACAGGTAATAGAATCATTGCGAGATGAATAA
- a CDS encoding ABC transporter permease: MFTKDRWREILEVLTSNVWRTIFTAFGVCWGIFILIVLLAAGKGLENGIKQDFGDIATNTMFMWTRSTTKAYEGLPMGRSFEFKISDVSAIHDNIPNMRFVSPRNRLSGFRGGNNVIRGIRTGAYNVYGDYPEIINQDPMTVTSGRFINHNDIREKRKVAIIGQGVKTDLYEKDENVLGTYIKIQGVNFLVVGTYKKNSNDGDGEEAQKEIFVPFTSFSQAFNRGEEVGWMAITANDGSSISQLKENIVNVMKERHKVHPQDNRAIGYFDLYEQYNRVESLFGALKGVAYIVGIMVLLSGIIGVSNIMLIVVKERTKEIGIRRALGEQPWSIKKQILMESIFLTIISGMTGIIFGSLVIYGINSLLDSVGPVDMFMNPSVSIGVVSGALLILMISGLLAGFIPAQSAIRVRPIEALRTE; encoded by the coding sequence ATGTTCACAAAAGATAGATGGAGGGAAATTTTGGAAGTGCTTACAAGCAATGTATGGCGTACCATATTTACAGCTTTTGGAGTGTGTTGGGGTATTTTTATCCTAATTGTGTTACTGGCTGCAGGTAAAGGTCTTGAGAATGGAATCAAACAAGATTTTGGGGATATCGCCACCAACACCATGTTCATGTGGACACGGAGCACTACAAAAGCTTATGAAGGATTGCCTATGGGCAGAAGCTTTGAATTTAAAATAAGTGATGTATCGGCAATACATGACAATATTCCAAACATGAGATTTGTTTCACCAAGAAATAGACTTAGCGGTTTTAGAGGCGGTAATAATGTAATAAGGGGAATAAGGACAGGGGCTTATAATGTATATGGAGATTACCCCGAGATTATAAACCAAGACCCAATGACGGTAACTTCTGGAAGGTTCATCAACCACAACGATATCCGCGAAAAGCGAAAAGTGGCAATAATCGGTCAAGGCGTTAAGACAGATCTTTATGAAAAGGACGAAAATGTTCTTGGAACTTATATCAAAATTCAGGGAGTCAATTTTTTAGTGGTGGGTACCTACAAGAAAAACAGCAATGATGGCGATGGTGAAGAAGCTCAAAAAGAGATTTTTGTTCCTTTTACGTCTTTCTCCCAGGCGTTCAATAGGGGAGAAGAAGTAGGTTGGATGGCAATAACTGCAAATGACGGTAGTTCTATATCCCAATTAAAGGAAAATATAGTGAACGTAATGAAAGAAAGGCATAAAGTACATCCACAAGATAATCGTGCTATTGGTTATTTTGACCTTTATGAACAATATAATAGAGTGGAGAGTCTTTTTGGAGCGCTAAAAGGTGTTGCCTATATCGTAGGAATCATGGTATTGCTTTCAGGTATTATCGGAGTAAGTAATATTATGCTCATTGTTGTCAAGGAACGCACTAAAGAAATAGGAATTAGGAGGGCTTTGGGAGAACAACCGTGGTCCATAAAAAAACAAATATTAATGGAATCCATCTTTCTGACGATTATTTCAGGGATGACGGGAATCATTTTTGGTTCATTGGTCATTTATGGAATCAACTCTTTGTTGGACAGTGTTGGTCCAGTGGATATGTTCATGAATCCGAGTGTAAGTATTGGGGTGGTCAGTGGCGCATTGCTCATATTGATGATTTCAGGACTTTTGGCAGGTTTCATACCTGCACAAAGCGCCATTCGTGTAAGGCCCATTGAAGCATTAAGAACGGAATAA